The window GTCCTGCAAGAACTTGGCCAGCCCAAAGTCAGCAACATGAGCTTCGAAATCTGAATCAAGCAAGATATTGTTTGATTTCACATCCCTGTGTAAAATCAGAGGACAACAATCATGGTGTAGATAACAGAGCCCCTTGGCCGCCTCAACGGCGATCTTGTACCTAGTTTCCCACTTCAAATGTCCTCCTTTTGACCCATGTAACAGCTCGCCTAAGCTTCCATTAGGCATGTATTCGTATAGCAAAAGATTAGTGTCCTTGTTTGATACATAGCCCAGCAGCCTCACAATATTTCGGTGCCTGATTCGACCAAGAGTTTGAATCTCGGCGGAGAAACCGTGATCGTTCCGTCCACTGCCACGACCTATTAGTCTTTTAATTGCAACGTCAAAACCATCTGGCATTGAACCTCGGTAGACAATTCCGGCACCGCCTTTGCCTATTATGTTTTCTTCTTTCAAGCATTCGAGAACATCTTCAGCTTTGAAATCGAGACGTTGGAATGCAGTTAACTTCCAAGCTCTTGATTTCTCAATCCTCTTCTTCCATAAACCGTAGAGTGTAATGATTATTAGCAGCAGAAGAGTGACTCCGATAATCGTGATTATTATTTTAGGGATGGTGAATTCTCCGGCGTGACCATGGCCTGGACTATGAAGCACATTCCTCAGGGAGGGGCAAGAAACTTGGTGTGGTTTGCATAGATTGATGTTTCCAGAGAATGCGCTGTCATTGAACGCCAAAAATTGACCTTCGGCGGGGATTCTGCCGATCAGATTGTTGTAGGAGAGATCGAGAGATGTGAGACTAATCATGTACCGCATCTCAACTGGTATTTCTCCAGTGAGTTGATTGTGGGAGGCATTGAAAATGCTGAGATCCTTCAGTTTTGTAATCTCTTTTGGAATCTCTCCCTGAAGTCTGTTTCTACTGAAATCAGCGGATGTTAGAGTTGAACAATTTGAAATTGAAAGAGGAATTTCACCACTGAGGTTGTTGGCGCTGATATTGATTACAGTGAGGTACTTGAGGTTGAAGATTTCATTAGGAATTTCACCTGTAAGTCCATTGATGCCAAGTGATAGAATATGTAAGTTCCTTAAGTTTCCCAAGGCCGGAGGAAGTCTTCCGCCAATTCGGTTGTTAGAAATCACCAACTGCCCCAGTTTTTCTCCTGATATCTCCGACGGAAGTTCGCCGGAGAAGTAGTTGTCGTTGAACTCAAGCAATGTCACATTAGGCAAGTTAAAGATTCCGGCAGGAATAGTTCCAGTTAGGAGGTTATTCATTATACGGACTTTGGTCAAAGACTTGCACTGGCCAAGTTCCTCAGGAAGCGATCCGAGAAAAAAATTACTCATGAGAACCAGCTCTTGCAACTTGCCTCCCCTGCATAAATCACGAGGAATCACGCCGGTCAGGTGATTGAAAGATACGTCCACCATTATCAACTTCTCGTTCCTGCCTAGATTTCGCGGGAGCTCAAATGTGAAGTTGTTCCCCCAGACATGAAGCACCTCAAGATTTGCAAAATCGCCGATAAATTCTGGAATTCTACCGTACATATTATTTCTGAACAGATGGATAAGCGTGAGGTTCTTCAACTCAGCAAAGCTTTCCGGTATCTCACCGGTCAGATCGTTGATCGACAAATCAAGCGATTTCAATCTAATTAAATTAGAGAATTCAGAAGGAATATGACCTGAGAGACGATTCATTTGCAGAAACAAGGAATCGAGACGAGTCAACTGGCCTAAACTCGGCGGAATCTCGCCAGTAAGATTACAATTCGCCATGTCAAGAACTTCAAGCAAACTCAAGGATCCAAATTCCGGCGGAATACCTCCCTCGTACGAGCTATAGTAACCAACATACAATCTCCTCAGATTTTTCAACTTAGCCAAGCTTCCAGGGACCTTGCCAGAGAGCGCATTACCGTTCAAACCTAAGTACTCCAAGCTCTGAATCTCCGAGTAAGACTCCGGTATCGAGCCAGAAAAATAGTTCCCTCCGAGATGAAGATGCTTGAGATTCTTCAAGTGCATGAGCTCCACCGGCAGAGGACCAGATAAGTTGTTATTATAAATGTCAAGAATCTCAAGCTGCGTCATACCAAGCGTGATTTCTCCAGGGAAATTATCAACAAACACATTATTAGAAATGTTGAAAATCCGAAGAGAAGTAAGCGTAGCCAATTCCATCGGAATCCTACCGGTGAGATTAAGTGAAGCAATAGTAAGATTAACAAGCTTGTTCAAAAGCCCAATTTCTGGAGGCAGGAAGCCGAAGAGACCTTGATGAGACGATAAGTTAAGAGACACAACTCTTAAATCCGTATCGCAAGTGACTCCAGTGAAGAAGCAATGAGCAGAAGGAGACGGCGACGGCGACGGCGACGGTGACCAATCGTGAAGGCCAGAGCCATTAGGTCCGATCATGGAGGATTTAAGCTTCAAAAGCACTTCAAAATCACTGTAATTAGCAGTGCAAGTAACAGCATATAGAAGAATAATAAGAAGAAAATTCAGAGAACTTTTGGTTTCCATGATCTTCTTCTTGCTGTGTGTGGTACTTTTCATCACTGTTATCCACAGGAGAAGAGAAAGGAGAAGGGTGAGTTATATGAATGCGGCTTGCTGTTAAATCAAGTAGGAGCTGGAGGCTATTTTAAGTAGCGTTGGTGGAGTGTGCCTCGGAAAACGAATCGAAGACTCGCAGTATCAAAATTGAACGAATAAACAAAAGGTGAGAGAGAGAAGacgaaataacaaaagaaattGTAGGGATTGGCATCGCATGGAATGCATGCTGGTTTTCTCACTCTGCTGTGAGAAATTTTATTACTCCGTTATTTGTGTAAATTACAcacatggtcactgaactttatctattttaacataaatgacatcaaacttcatttttttattttccaaaatcatatttttttggagtttttttctctctaaaaatgtactctctcctaaccaaacaatacataaatgacctcaaatttaaaactttcaagatttaaaatttcttaaaatatcattaacttttcaaaatttcattttgatagTGTTAACGGCCGTTTTGAGGCATTGAGTGATCACCGGTTTTAAAGAGTGTAACGTTTAATGATTataccattaagaattgaaattcaataACCACGGTATTAAAATGGTACTTTTTACCTAaaacactgtttagtcctcatATTTTAtgaaacacattttaaggtccctatcttttgcCAATGTTAACCTTATaatccttttatctatttttttatatttttaaccgaatagatcttagcttttaggaccaCCACAGTataatacaagttgaccatgttactctgttattttatatatatatatatatgtttatgttaaaatataacgattacaagtctaaaaaaactagataaaatgaccaaagagttaatattAGCAAAagctagggaccttataatgtgtttttcaaaatatagggactaaacaatgtgttaggtaaaaagtaagggactaataaattatttacccttatttaTATGTTGTTTATTGTTTGATATTGCTATTGTCTGTTTGTGGTTTGTTgttgctgattttttttttttttttttgctaaaatgTAGTTGTTTCAAAAACtcttatttaaaattaaaaggtaaaatttagttctaaaaaataaaaacaaactagCACTAAATTGGTATGTGATCAACCCTTTACACTCTGACTTACACTAAAAGTTTAGATCCGTACATAATGTTTATTAGGCATCTCTCTCACTAACAAACTCATCAAGTTGTCAATTTTTGCTTCACAAATAGATCGGAAGTATGATGTGATGTCTAAGTGTATATGGATTAATTATATGATCATctaatgttttaattttttttttttttgttaatgatgCATTTAATTGAGGGCGAGtattggcgcaacggtaaacattGTTGTCATGTGATCAAGAGGTCAAGGGTTCGAGTTTTAGAAGCggtctcttgccaaataaattggcaggggaaggcttgccccctcTACAcagacgcgtagtgcgaccagATAGTGATGCATTTAATTATATTGCTTTATGCATTCAACTTAAATTAActccttttcaaaaaaaaaaaatatttaaactatgttgttattctatttttttcgtATAAAATTTAAGATCCAAATAAATCATAAATGATAAAAGGATaagatataaataaaatgtgGTTGGTGTGAGTGATTAGAGCACTTACACTCCTTAAAAGAGCTCATGAGTTCGAGTTCTACTCTTGTATTAAGCTATCACACTTTATGGACTCATTCTGAACACTGTACGGATAATGTACAAATTATAGTCCTATGATTATTCTGAACACTGTACTGGATGCAATTTCAAACTTCATTAACAAAGCAAGAGCTATTCTTTCATGtgcaatttcatgtttttacgACCATCCAATCCAACATTCTCGCATCTGAATAATGCtttaaattttacatgttttgttaataaataaaatttatattttgtaataAGATTTCAAATTGCATTATCTCATAAAAGTTTAAGATTGCATTATTTTCTACGTGGAGGCtaaatttgtaccttatcctAATTATAAACCTTATACGTTAAAATACATTATACGACATTTGAAGGCTCTAATAGCCATAATGGATTCCTCTAACCTCTAGGGGACATGTAATGAACCTCgatatatcaataaataaatcaacGGATTTAGGCTTATCTTTTGTAGCGCAGATCCGTTGAACAACAGCGGAAGTAATCAACATTGGCTATGTATCACCGATCTATGAGGTTACTACACCGAACGAGCAATCTCCGTTGTTCCACGAACTAAGAGCGCTACCCAAGAACAAAAGGAAGGGGCAATGGCTAAGGGATAGGGAACATAGGGATTGTCTTTGTGCAGTCTTTGATATTTTTGTTCAGGGTAAACTATTGTAGGCAGTATATTTTGTCTCTGATGTCGGTTAGGTTTAACCTCTATATCTATCTATGTGTAGCTAGGCTAAATCTAAACCCTAAGCCTAACATACTAGATTACGGATGGACCATAAATAGATCAGTAAACGGGTCAGTACGCTTTACTCCATTTATTCCTACAACATTAAAGTATTGGTCCGACATACAAATAGGGTGCATTGCATTTATAATAAAACGACTAAACACATAATTAAGCCCTTACActtttatgattttaaaaattaatttttttcatttatttatttagattaaatgcttgaactttaatttttacacACATTGAGTTTTCACTAATTGTTATGTTATCTAAATCGTTAGTAAAGTGTTCAATGCGTGTGAAAATTAGAAACTGAAAATTTAGTCTTTAAAAAGTTCAAGGGCTTAGTCTTATTTTAAATCGTTTAGGGATTTAATAACatgttttgatatttatttacttcATATCTTATTATTTTGAagagaataattaattaatttttccaatttAATTGAAGGGTTTTGTCCCAGGGAGACAGATGATGGACAACATTGTTATCGCACAGGGGATGGTTCACTCGATGAAGGTCAAAAAGGGTAAGTGTgggattgtggctcttaagctggacctggaaaaagcttatgattggattaactggagttttcttctagACTGTTTAGAGAAAGCTGGGATTCCGGATAAGTGGAGAAACTTAATTGATGTTTGTATTTCTTCTCTTGTCTTccaagttttgattaatggggatTTATCTGAGGAGTTTACACCTTCCCGGGGAAtacgtcagggggatcctatgagcccgtTCTTAATTGTTATCGCTATGGAGAGGCTCACTCATCTTATCCAAGACATTGTTAGCATTGGGGGGCTTCATTCAGTTTCCATTAACAAATTTTGTCCCCCTATCACTcatttattctttgcagatgatgttatgatctttgtggaagggagtGGGGAGCAAATAGGTGTGATCATGGATATCCTTACTAACTTTTGCTCTGCCTCAGGTCAAAATCTTAACATCCAAaagtctaggatgatgtgctctaaaaaTATGGACCAGAGAGTCTGTAAGCAGTTGAGTGAGATTTCTGGTATCCCTCTAACCAAGGCTTTTGGTAACTATCTAGGGGTTCatctccatagtgatagagtctCGAAAGATTCTTTTAAAGAAATCTTTGATAAAACTAATAAGAAGTGTGCTAATTGGAAGGCTAAATCCCTTTCTCTGGCGGGCTGGTTTACCTTGATCCAATCAGTGAactgtgctgctcccaatcacttAATGCAAACTTGTAAATTACCGGAACATATTCTTAATGgccttgataaaatcaatcgtcgTTTCCTGTGAGGAAGCTCGGAAGAGGGAAATAAAGTTCATCTGGTTCCTTGGAAGGAAATCTGCCAACCTAAAGATAGGGGAGGTTTAAGGATTAAACAAGCCagagacaataataaagttctATTAATGAAGCTTATTTGGAGAATGCGGCATTTTCCGTCGGCTCTTTGGGTTCGGTTATTGTGTGGTAAATACAGAAAGGATAAAGTTTTTGGGGGCCCAAAAGAGAGAGCTCTTAATTGTTCCttcttatggaaaggtgttAACGCTGTGTTCTCAGAATTTTGCTCTGGGATTGGTTAGTCGGTGGGCAATggaaaatctattagtttttggAACGACACTTGGCTGGGGATGAAGCCTTTATTAGAAGTGTGTACCTCGCCGCCGCCTCTGGAGATTCGTAATTGGAGTATTGCTGAtctggtggactcggagggagattggatttggtcgaAATTTAAAGCCTACCTTAATCTGGAAACGCTCCTGAAGATTAGGGGAGTGAAAGTTAGCTATAAGGAGGAAGATGGGGATATTCACAGTTGGTACCTTACAAATAACGGGGcctattcttgtaaatctgcaTTTGAGGCGTTCTATATAAATTTAGATTCTCCTTCTTCAGTCGCTTGGAAGAATATTTGGGCCTTGAAGGTTCCCTATcgcattaggagcttcctgtggcttggtgCTAAAGACATGTTGCTTACTAATGTGGATAGGAAAAAGCACCATTTAGTGGAGGCTGATACTTGTAGTAGGTGCAGAATCCAGACTGAAACTACATGTCATGCTCTTAGAGACTGTGTGAAGAGTAAGAATGTGTGGAGGGATATTCTTCCAGATCATTTGCTGCCAAAGTTCACGGCTTATCCTAGTCATGAGTGGATTATTGATGGTGTTAAAGGTTTGTTATTACCTGAGCTGGAGCATGGTGCTATTATCTTCGCCGTTGTTTGTCACCAGCTTTGACAATGGAGGAATGCTGATATTTTTGGAGATGGGGCAATTATCTTTCCCAATTTACTTGCTttatttctctaaaaaaaattaacactaTTATTAAGAGCTTTAAGGATGAGGGTTTTTCTATTTATAGCCAGAGGAATGAGGTTCACTTAGTGGGTTGGAGTAGACCTTGTGAAGGGactgttaagttaaatattgatGGATCATGTCTGTCGGATGGGAGGATTGCGGCAGGGAGGGTTTTGAGAGACGCTGGGGGTgcttgggtgtctggctttgctcagaaccttggtataggttcttcCTTCACCACTGAGATATGGGGAATCTTTTCTGGGCTTAGGCTCGCCAAAAGTCTGGGTGTAAAAAGTCTGCTCGTGGAATCTGACAACTTATAAGCAGTTAAAATTATCTCTGAAAATAACGCTTTTTGCTTGAGCAGCCAAAATTTAGTAAAAGGGATAAAAAGATTATGCTCCTCCTTCGACACAATCAACTTTGGACATGTCTTCAGGGAGCATAACAGGGTTGCTGAccgccttgctgctgagggccaTGTGATGATGCTAGGAGTCTCCACTTTCTCGTCGCCCCCAGACTTCCTTTTTTCTTTACTTTCTGATGATAGAGTTCGggttagctttcccaggctAATCCCAGGATAATTCTTTGggttttgtttgtcttttctttccttttcctaccaaaaaaaaatattgttttatGTATAAGAAAACATGAATCGGAGGGTTAAATTTATTATAAGTTAGTTAATATAACGTAATTATAGACTGTGTCAGTTAATAAAACAAATTGTAACTAGTTTAGGGGAAAGACTCTCACACACGCATGAAATGCAGTCAAAGCACCATTGGATTAGGAGCGCACCTGCACGACGTGAATACCGCAGCAAAATGAGGTTCCTCTATTTTATAGTGcggttttaattcaaaaaattctTTAGGGTTCGCACAAAGATTATTGATTTGgatctagttttttttttaaataatgtcACTGTTAgaacatatatagatataaattaagaaaaaaacagGGGTTGCACCGGTTTTGGATTCACGTCGGTTTGTTGAGGATTCAACAATCTAGCGCAACTCGGACGAATCCTCGTCGGTTTTCGGTTCAACCAGTTGAACTGGTCAGTCCGGTTAAAGTTTTATAACATTGCACATTAATCtcttcaacttgcttaaaatattctATAGGTTATCtatatttgtttaaagtgacctacTCCCTGCTCACAGTGACAATTAGCCCTtagatttgtttaaaatgatatatatttcaatttgtctaaatctgtaaaaaaaaaatcaaaacttacaaaaataaaggtCTAATTCGCGATTCTAAAATTGTAAAGCAAATTAACTTTCTATTGTTTTGACGTTTAGGGTGCTTTTATAGATTTAGAGATTTAATcactatattttaaataaatttaatggaCTAATAAGACATTATGTACATTCAGAGGCCAATCAAGATTTTTGAACAAATTTAAGTCGTAAATGAATCAAGCCTAATTTATATGTACATATATTCTAACACAAACATTATTACAGATTATtcgatttaattataatttcatGCATggcctattttttttaaataattttttgatTATTCCATACCAGGTTCATCAGAATCTTTTATGTGGATTCTCTCGTAATtaaagttttatatatatattagaactCAAACTGAGATTACTAAAATCCTCTTCCAATTAAAGTTTTCATGTAGTTATTTAgtgttataatttaaaaataaaaatagatattaaatatcaatttaattttataacaGCTTGGCACCCGCCATCAGAAGGATTTCTCTCATGTTGTGTTGATGTCGCATGCTTTAACGCTAATGGTCGTGCATGGATGGGAGCAGCAGTACGAGATGCAAATGTGCAGTTTGTAATGGGGAGATGTGTGGGTTTGTTATGTTGTCCGACAACACGAGAATGTGAGGGCGAAACTCTATTACATGCTATGCAATGGCTAGAAGCTGATGGAATAAGAATATGGTTttcgaatctgatgctaaacaagtgattgacgcaataaattctaattttattgatgattctgaatttgaggatagaattattcaaatacgatcGATTCTAACATCAAATGACTCTTACACATGTGTTTGCACAGTCTTCTCATTTAtccacttacctttctttttttttaatttattaccgagTTATGTTTCTGAttcattgttacaattttgTCGTGATTTGACCTATTaattcattgttttttttattgaaaaaaataaaaataaattattagtgTCACAAACCACTGAATCCacatacataaaataaaatttctccTGTTGCAGTATGATGGGGCCTAACTCATCGCCTGCGGTTAGCATGGCACAAGGTCCCACACTGTACGTGTACGTCGTGAAATTCAGTAACGGAGATATAACTTCGTTGGTGGATTTAGTTTAGGAGCTACTAAAACTCACCGTTAAATTATAACGGTGTTAGTGTAGATAGGCAGCTCTATTAGTGTGACAGTACTAACCTCATCTGACAGGTGTGTTTGACGGCGTGATACGTCTGTTCGAAAGACAAGCGCATGGCATGCGCACGATaaggtttgaaaaaaaaaaaacagtgtcCTTTCCTTTACTTCCAATTTTCCTCTTTAATGGAGAGGACTTTTATGTTTTAACGTCTGGCAGGCACGACACCGTTTAATGCCAAAAAACTTTCTACTCTTTTTTTTTCCCCTGGCTTTTGGGGTAATTGTCGTTTTGTAGCAAAAATCAATGTGGATAGTGTCCTTTTTTGGGCTTACTGGGCCCATAGAAAGGCTGTCTGTGTTTTTTCCTAAATAGATAACTTTCTTTCCGACTTCATTTGGCTGGGTGCTGAAAGTCCActctttttgttgtttttttaggTAAATTATATTATGGTCCCTCAAGTTTTGTGTTACTCTCTTTATGCCTCATAGACTTCAAAATCTCTCCAACGGCAGGTAAGTTCTCATTAGATTAGTAGAAATGAttttctaaacctttttaattattgatttttttttttttaaatttaagggCATTTAGCCATAGTATTTagttaagaaaaataaaatagttgtTTAAAGAGAAAGatgataaaaaattatgatttaaacaattgaaaacgtggttcataaaaaatatggtttaaAATAGATTTAGGATCTGTTTggtccatttttttttatatctaatGTTAGTTGTTTATTGTTTTTGTTGCTAATAGGTAGtcgatattagttgattttctacTAAAATCAACTGTTTCAatccctacaaaaaaaaaagatcactAAAATTGAAATAAACGGACATTTAACTTTTGAATTTTTCTAGTTTGATATTGCGAAgtaattttgaaattatttacttttataaGAGATTTTTATACTAACAAAAAGCCTAATGAATCATCTACCCTTTGTACTTTGTCCAAAAAATCAATTACTCATAAATTTTCAAGAGTTTCAAATAACCTCTATTTTTGTCTAATTGCATGCAATAATCTCTTATTGGATGCAGAAATTGGAAGACACGTCCATCACGTGTTAAAGTTATCACCATGTGTGAAAAAGACTTATacaaaatagataaataattaggAACTTTTAAAAATTCACGAGACAATTAAAATTTTAGAGTTAGTGAACGTAATtagattttgaaaattttgaaaatttagggACAATTGAAATCTTGGATTAAGTACATGAACTTGTGATGCATTAAGCCTTAATAAAATGCCAAGTATAAGGACTTTCATATCCGAAattgaaatttatttattttttttataaaagaaattgaaatttaTGAGTTATAAAGAAAGTAAAGAAAAGTTAATGGAGCATGGGAGTAATTtatatttgttgtttgtttCTCATAATGGATGGGGTCCGTCCTTGGTCAAATTGATTACAGTTTATAGTTATTATATGTACCATACTGCAATTTTGTTTACTTTCTCAACGATTCTCGTGATCCAGTACTCTGCAGGTGCAGGGTACTGCTCACTAGggccaaacttttttttttgttttgttcttttCCTAAGCTGAATTGTATATTTTAGTA of the Euphorbia lathyris chromosome 7, ddEupLath1.1, whole genome shotgun sequence genome contains:
- the LOC136201172 gene encoding receptor protein kinase CLAVATA1, encoding MKSTTHSKKKIMETKSSLNFLLIILLYAVTCTANYSDFEVLLKLKSSMIGPNGSGLHDWSPSPSPSPSPSAHCFFTGVTCDTDLRVVSLNLSSHQGLFGFLPPEIGLLNKLVNLTIASLNLTGRIPMELATLTSLRIFNISNNVFVDNFPGEITLGMTQLEILDIYNNNLSGPLPVELMHLKNLKHLHLGGNYFSGSIPESYSEIQSLEYLGLNGNALSGKVPGSLAKLKNLRRLYVGYYSSYEGGIPPEFGSLSLLEVLDMANCNLTGEIPPSLGQLTRLDSLFLQMNRLSGHIPSEFSNLIRLKSLDLSINDLTGEIPESFAELKNLTLIHLFRNNMYGRIPEFIGDFANLEVLHVWGNNFTFELPRNLGRNEKLIMVDVSFNHLTGVIPRDLCRGGKLQELVLMSNFFLGSLPEELGQCKSLTKVRIMNNLLTGTIPAGIFNLPNVTLLEFNDNYFSGELPSEISGEKLGQLVISNNRIGGRLPPALGNLRNLHILSLGINGLTGEIPNEIFNLKYLTVINISANNLSGEIPLSISNCSTLTSADFSRNRLQGEIPKEITKLKDLSIFNASHNQLTGEIPVEMRYMISLTSLDLSYNNLIGRIPAEGQFLAFNDSAFSGNINLCKPHQVSCPSLRNVLHSPGHGHAGEFTIPKIIITIIGVTLLLLIIITLYGLWKKRIEKSRAWKLTAFQRLDFKAEDVLECLKEENIIGKGGAGIVYRGSMPDGFDVAIKRLIGRGSGRNDHGFSAEIQTLGRIRHRNIVRLLGYVSNKDTNLLLYEYMPNGSLGELLHGSKGGHLKWETRYKIAVEAAKGLCYLHHDCCPLILHRDVKSNNILLDSDFEAHVADFGLAKFLQDAGASECMSSIAGSYGYIAPEYAYTLKVDEKSDVYSFGVVLLELIAGKRPVGEFGDGVDIVRWIRKTTSELSQPSDASSVLAVVDHRLTGYPLTGVIHLFKIAMMCVEDESSTRPTMREVVHMLTNPPPAHPIVCTGVV